Proteins encoded together in one Streptomyces sp. TLI_171 window:
- a CDS encoding Pycsar system effector family protein has protein sequence MPETNSGAADLSPVPVEAVLSARSAAVLVELQRADGKATALCALAGGTLTAAVAAAPAWSTRPALLTAAVLCGCVLLLAAAAAALVAIRPVLPQAWSLAELAPFRAGPVMASAFADVATLDRATLIELEAQRLWRLARLAERKFRAVRASVDLIAAAGTVTGIGLLISCAH, from the coding sequence ATGCCAGAGACGAACAGCGGGGCTGCCGATCTCTCGCCCGTTCCGGTGGAAGCGGTCCTCAGTGCCAGGTCGGCGGCGGTGCTCGTAGAGCTCCAGCGCGCCGACGGAAAGGCTACTGCGCTCTGCGCGCTGGCTGGCGGCACGCTGACCGCGGCGGTGGCGGCCGCCCCGGCCTGGTCCACCAGGCCGGCCCTGCTGACAGCGGCCGTGCTGTGCGGCTGCGTGCTCCTGCTCGCCGCGGCGGCGGCCGCGCTTGTCGCCATCCGGCCCGTGCTGCCGCAAGCCTGGTCGCTGGCCGAACTGGCGCCCTTCCGGGCCGGGCCGGTGATGGCGAGCGCTTTCGCCGACGTGGCGACTCTGGACCGAGCAACCCTGATCGAACTCGAGGCGCAGCGCCTCTGGCGGCTGGCACGGCTAGCCGAGCGGAAGTTCCGGGCCGTCAGGGCCTCGGTTGACCTGATCGCCGCGGCGGGCACGGTGACCGGAATTGGCCTGTTGATTTCCTGCGCGCATTGA
- a CDS encoding M20/M25/M40 family metallo-hydrolase — MSVGSERVVTAESEVAEICRDLIRIDTSNYGDGSGPGERKAAEYVAEQLAEFGLEPQIFESEKGRASTVVRIEGEDRSRPGLLIHGHTDVVPANAADWTVHPFSGEITDGCVWGRGAVDMKDMDAMTLAVVRDRLRTGRKPPRDLVLAFLADEEAGGTYGARFLVDRHPDLFEGVTEAIGEVGGFSFTVNDQARLYLVETAEKGMHWMRLTVEGRAGHGSMENDDNAITELCEAVARLGRHQFPLRITKTVRAFLDELSDALGVPLDPEDMDETLRVLGGIAKMIGTTLRNTAQPTMLGAGYKVNVIPGQATAHVDGRFLPGYEEEFLAELDSVLGPRVKRESLHYDKALETSFDGALVDAMQTALRAEDPIARAVPYCLSGGTDAKSFQDLGIRCFGFAPLQLPPELDFAGMFHGVDERVPVDGLKFGVRVLDRFIDLA, encoded by the coding sequence ATGAGTGTGGGCAGCGAGCGCGTGGTGACGGCCGAGTCGGAGGTCGCCGAGATCTGCCGGGACCTGATCCGCATCGACACCAGCAACTACGGGGACGGCTCGGGCCCGGGGGAGCGGAAGGCGGCCGAGTACGTCGCCGAGCAGCTCGCCGAGTTCGGGCTGGAGCCGCAGATCTTCGAGTCGGAGAAGGGCCGCGCCTCGACGGTGGTGCGGATCGAGGGCGAGGACCGGTCGCGTCCGGGCCTGCTGATCCACGGCCACACCGACGTGGTGCCGGCCAACGCCGCGGACTGGACGGTGCACCCGTTCTCCGGCGAGATCACCGACGGCTGCGTGTGGGGCCGCGGCGCCGTCGACATGAAGGACATGGACGCGATGACCCTGGCGGTCGTCCGCGACCGGCTGCGCACCGGCCGCAAGCCCCCGCGCGACCTGGTGCTGGCGTTCCTCGCCGACGAGGAGGCGGGCGGCACATACGGCGCCCGGTTCCTGGTGGACCGGCACCCGGACCTGTTCGAGGGCGTCACCGAGGCGATCGGCGAGGTCGGCGGCTTCTCCTTCACCGTCAACGACCAGGCCCGGCTGTACCTGGTGGAGACGGCGGAGAAGGGCATGCACTGGATGCGCCTGACCGTCGAGGGCCGGGCCGGGCACGGCTCGATGGAGAACGACGACAACGCGATCACCGAGCTGTGCGAGGCGGTCGCCCGGCTCGGCCGGCACCAGTTCCCGCTGCGGATCACCAAGACGGTGCGGGCGTTCCTGGACGAGCTGTCCGACGCGCTCGGCGTGCCGCTCGACCCGGAGGACATGGACGAGACGCTGCGGGTGCTCGGCGGCATCGCCAAGATGATCGGCACCACCCTGCGCAACACCGCCCAGCCGACCATGCTCGGGGCCGGCTACAAGGTGAACGTGATCCCCGGCCAGGCCACCGCGCACGTGGACGGCCGCTTCCTGCCCGGGTACGAGGAGGAGTTCCTGGCCGAGCTGGACAGCGTGCTCGGCCCGCGCGTGAAGCGCGAGAGCCTGCACTACGACAAGGCGTTGGAGACCAGCTTCGACGGCGCCCTGGTCGACGCGATGCAGACCGCGCTGCGCGCCGAGGACCCGATCGCCCGGGCCGTCCCCTACTGCCTGTCCGGCGGCACGGACGCCAAGTCCTTCCAGGACCTGGGCATCCGTTGCTTCGGCTTCGCGCCGCTGCAGCTCCCGCCGGAGCTGGACTTCGCCGGGATGTTCCACGGCGTGGACGAGCGGGTGCCGGTGGACGGCCTGAAGTTCGGCGTGCGGGTGCTCGACCGGTTCATCGATCTGGCCTGA
- a CDS encoding chaplin: protein MKAKKIAAVVAATGGLVLAGAGVASAHGGAHADGSAVASPGVLSGNLIQVPVHIPVNVCGNTISVIGLLNPAFGNSCQNV from the coding sequence ATGAAGGCCAAGAAGATCGCTGCCGTCGTCGCCGCCACCGGTGGCCTGGTGCTCGCGGGCGCCGGCGTCGCCTCGGCGCACGGCGGCGCCCACGCGGACGGCTCCGCGGTCGCCTCGCCGGGCGTGCTCTCGGGCAACCTGATCCAGGTCCCGGTGCACATCCCGGTGAACGTCTGCGGCAACACCATCAGCGTGATCGGCCTGCTCAACCCGGCGTTCGGCAACAGCTGCCAGAACGTCTGA
- a CDS encoding chaplin, with protein sequence MATGSVLASTAGYAHAAADAHGAATNSPGVGSGNTVQLPVEVDPNVCGNTINIIGLLNPAYGNDCSNRSSSHRSDTPQAGSSASGTTANSPGAVSGNNVQVPITAPLNACGNSADVIGVGNPAFGNSCGNTGTPHHHPTTPPPSTPPHGDDCPPDRTGGEHGGNPGTPGNPGSDRNGGPNGDQPATPSTPATPSTPVTAGTVSQARATAPTAGEQAQLASTGASGLEILAPTGAALLIGGGVLYRRSRSLARR encoded by the coding sequence ATGGCCACCGGCAGCGTGCTGGCCTCGACCGCGGGCTACGCCCACGCCGCCGCGGACGCACACGGCGCCGCGACCAACTCGCCGGGCGTCGGGTCCGGGAACACGGTGCAGCTCCCCGTGGAGGTGGATCCCAACGTCTGTGGCAACACGATCAACATCATCGGACTGCTGAACCCGGCGTACGGCAACGACTGCTCGAACCGGAGCAGCAGCCACCGCTCGGACACCCCGCAGGCCGGTTCCTCGGCGAGCGGCACCACCGCGAACTCCCCGGGCGCGGTCTCCGGCAACAACGTGCAGGTGCCGATCACCGCGCCGCTCAACGCCTGCGGCAACTCGGCGGACGTGATCGGCGTCGGCAACCCGGCGTTCGGCAACAGCTGCGGCAACACCGGGACGCCCCACCACCACCCGACCACCCCGCCGCCCAGCACCCCGCCGCACGGTGACGACTGCCCGCCCGACCGGACGGGCGGCGAGCACGGCGGAAACCCGGGCACCCCGGGCAACCCCGGTTCGGACCGCAACGGCGGCCCGAACGGCGACCAGCCGGCCACCCCCAGCACCCCGGCGACGCCGAGCACGCCGGTGACCGCGGGCACCGTCAGCCAGGCCCGGGCCACCGCGCCCACCGCCGGCGAGCAGGCGCAGCTGGCCTCCACCGGCGCGTCCGGCCTGGAGATCCTGGCCCCGACGGGTGCGGCGCTGCTGATCGGCGGCGGGGTGCTGTACCGGCGCTCGCGCTCGCTGGCCCGCCGCTAG
- a CDS encoding DUF5703 family protein, which yields MPTKTVRLPEYEYQSLRLPRGTTRNAARQFLTEQAEYGHWELDRLRLYPDGSRTVRLKRRVIRQVRSTW from the coding sequence ATCCCTACCAAAACGGTCCGGCTCCCGGAGTACGAGTACCAGTCGCTTCGCCTTCCGCGCGGCACCACCCGCAACGCCGCGCGCCAGTTCCTCACCGAACAGGCCGAGTACGGGCATTGGGAGCTCGACCGGCTCCGGCTCTACCCGGACGGCAGCCGCACCGTCCGGCTGAAGCGACGGGTCATCCGGCAGGTCCGCTCCACCTGGTAG
- a CDS encoding helix-hairpin-helix domain-containing protein, with protein MTTPEESPAPAAEQHAGTVAALAEAIRAVGQSGQAGPSGADGPSAPAPRAAGPEGDAQRQASLAAVTEVLAAGGAPAQLAPAAIAELGEGAAEQLREDPWAVLSLPGVRPEHADGFARGLLGPQAQPGDPRRAQALVTWLLEQAALRGHSAQELGEVSEALRAQHVPDPAAALQAVLVDGRVMPFQEELPMPPGSHDEDEEPPVRTLLALERLALAEESLGEGLVRLLSTFTPGEDADDAEPAEDADEAPADEPATPQAPGAPETPAAPVQPGPAAWKQAAAAASSRSAQELIRTAAAAGLVLHTGGEAARAEPAALLHAAAGLGLRVWGATWTGQGRDALAALLPEGSPAAGRIGTLAELLYGAPVPRAVDGTLALDVLVVLDAPLLDVETAATLLEALADGARLVLSGDPGGLWSAGPGRFFADLLAARACPAVASRTPDFGPIGELVSGVGIGELQPVDAPDKEVVILTAKDGGEAVHRAVQLLTDSIPRALSIPSEQAVLLTPGHGGPAGTRALNAAAKAKLNPGPGRFGGFDPGDRVVHSPALGVNLPGRVLDGDPSGLHLELADGGRLTLSPAQAAKLRHGWAVTAHQAVGRRWPAVVVVLPEDAAAQLTRQWVYSAFGRAERHLSVVHAVGPALAQAVAERPAQARTTRLRSVLTDQ; from the coding sequence ATGACCACCCCTGAGGAGAGCCCGGCCCCGGCCGCCGAGCAGCACGCCGGCACGGTAGCCGCCCTCGCCGAAGCGATCCGCGCGGTCGGGCAGTCCGGCCAGGCCGGGCCGTCCGGGGCCGACGGCCCGTCAGCGCCCGCGCCCCGCGCCGCGGGGCCGGAGGGCGACGCGCAGCGGCAGGCCTCGCTGGCCGCCGTCACCGAGGTGCTGGCGGCCGGCGGCGCGCCCGCCCAGCTCGCCCCCGCGGCGATCGCCGAGCTCGGCGAGGGCGCGGCCGAGCAGCTGCGCGAGGACCCGTGGGCGGTGCTCTCCCTGCCCGGCGTCCGCCCCGAGCACGCGGACGGCTTCGCCCGCGGCCTGCTGGGTCCGCAGGCGCAGCCCGGCGATCCGCGCCGCGCCCAGGCACTGGTGACCTGGCTGCTGGAGCAGGCCGCGCTGCGCGGGCACTCCGCGCAGGAGCTCGGCGAGGTCTCCGAGGCGCTGCGCGCCCAGCACGTCCCGGACCCGGCGGCCGCCCTGCAGGCGGTGCTGGTGGACGGGCGGGTGATGCCGTTCCAGGAGGAGCTGCCGATGCCGCCGGGCAGCCACGACGAGGACGAGGAGCCGCCCGTCCGCACCCTGCTGGCCCTGGAGCGCCTGGCGCTGGCCGAGGAGAGCCTCGGCGAGGGCCTGGTCCGCCTGCTGTCGACGTTCACCCCGGGCGAGGACGCGGACGACGCGGAGCCGGCGGAGGACGCGGACGAGGCCCCCGCTGACGAGCCGGCAACCCCGCAGGCCCCCGGCGCGCCCGAGACCCCGGCCGCTCCCGTCCAGCCCGGCCCGGCCGCCTGGAAGCAGGCCGCCGCGGCCGCGTCCTCCCGCTCCGCGCAGGAGCTGATCCGGACCGCGGCGGCGGCCGGCCTGGTGCTGCACACCGGCGGCGAGGCGGCCCGCGCCGAGCCGGCCGCGCTGCTGCACGCCGCTGCCGGCCTCGGCCTGCGGGTGTGGGGCGCGACCTGGACGGGCCAGGGCCGGGACGCGCTGGCCGCGCTGCTGCCCGAGGGCTCCCCCGCCGCCGGCCGGATCGGCACCCTGGCCGAGCTGCTGTACGGCGCCCCGGTGCCGCGCGCGGTGGACGGCACCCTCGCGCTGGACGTGCTGGTGGTGCTGGACGCCCCGCTGCTGGACGTGGAGACCGCGGCGACCCTGCTGGAGGCACTGGCGGACGGCGCCCGGCTGGTGCTGTCCGGCGACCCGGGCGGCCTGTGGTCGGCCGGCCCCGGCCGGTTCTTCGCCGACCTGCTGGCCGCCAGGGCGTGCCCGGCGGTGGCGTCCCGGACGCCCGACTTCGGGCCGATCGGCGAGCTGGTGTCCGGCGTCGGCATCGGCGAGCTGCAGCCGGTGGACGCCCCGGACAAGGAGGTGGTGATCCTCACCGCCAAGGACGGCGGCGAGGCCGTCCACCGGGCGGTCCAGCTGCTCACCGACTCGATCCCGCGGGCCCTGTCCATCCCGTCCGAGCAGGCGGTGCTGCTGACGCCGGGGCACGGCGGCCCGGCCGGGACGCGGGCGCTGAACGCCGCCGCCAAGGCGAAGCTGAACCCCGGCCCGGGCCGGTTCGGCGGCTTCGACCCGGGCGACCGGGTGGTGCACTCCCCCGCGCTGGGCGTCAACCTGCCCGGCCGGGTGCTGGACGGCGACCCGAGCGGCCTGCACCTGGAACTCGCCGACGGCGGCCGGCTCACCCTCTCCCCCGCGCAGGCCGCCAAGCTGCGCCACGGCTGGGCGGTGACGGCCCATCAGGCGGTCGGACGGCGCTGGCCCGCGGTGGTCGTGGTGCTGCCGGAGGACGCGGCGGCCCAGCTGACCCGTCAGTGGGTGTACTCGGCGTTCGGCCGCGCCGAGCGGCACCTGTCGGTGGTGCACGCGGTCGGCCCGGCGCTCGCCCAGGCGGTCGCGGAGCGGCCCGCGCAGGCCCGCACCACCCGGCTGCGCTCGGTCCTCACCGACCAGTAG
- a CDS encoding aldo/keto reductase, with protein sequence MELRQLGRTGLRVSRLGLGTLTWGRDTDEHEAAEQLKAFADAGGNLVDTADTYADGGAEYLLSRLTDSLVPRSELLIATKAGSLPGSPRPDASRGHLLNALDASLRRLGTDHVDLWQVHAYDPATPTEETLHALDLAVSSGRARYVGVCQYSGWQLAKSAARQQASPGRAPLASVQLEYSLLQRGIEREALPAALDAGVGLLACSPLGRGVLTGKYRHGVPPESRGASPQPTGSVQPYLGETSRRIVDALATAADGLASTPLKVALAWVRDRPGVSATLLGARTAAQLQSSLSVEALTLPGEIRAALDDVSAPVHRYPDQGWTEL encoded by the coding sequence ATGGAACTGCGACAGCTCGGCCGGACCGGACTGCGGGTCTCCCGGCTCGGCCTGGGCACCCTCACCTGGGGCCGGGACACCGACGAGCACGAGGCCGCCGAGCAGTTGAAGGCGTTCGCGGACGCCGGCGGCAACCTGGTGGACACCGCCGACACGTACGCCGACGGCGGCGCCGAGTACCTGCTGTCGCGGCTGACGGACAGTCTGGTCCCGCGCTCCGAGCTGCTGATCGCCACCAAGGCCGGCTCGCTGCCCGGCAGTCCCCGCCCCGACGCCTCGCGCGGCCACCTGCTGAACGCCCTGGACGCCTCGCTGCGCCGTCTCGGCACCGACCACGTCGACCTGTGGCAGGTGCACGCGTACGACCCGGCCACACCCACCGAGGAGACCCTGCACGCGCTCGACCTGGCGGTGTCCTCCGGGCGGGCCCGGTACGTCGGGGTGTGCCAGTACAGCGGCTGGCAGCTCGCCAAGTCCGCGGCCCGGCAGCAGGCTTCGCCCGGCCGCGCCCCGCTGGCCTCGGTGCAGCTGGAGTACTCGCTGCTGCAGCGCGGCATCGAACGCGAGGCGCTGCCCGCCGCGCTGGACGCCGGGGTGGGCCTGCTGGCCTGCTCGCCGCTCGGCCGCGGCGTGCTGACCGGCAAGTACCGGCACGGGGTGCCGCCGGAGTCGCGCGGCGCCTCACCGCAGCCGACGGGCTCGGTGCAGCCGTACCTCGGCGAGACCTCCCGGCGGATCGTGGACGCGCTGGCCACCGCCGCCGACGGCCTGGCCTCCACCCCGCTGAAGGTGGCGCTGGCGTGGGTGCGGGACCGCCCGGGCGTGTCGGCGACGCTGCTGGGCGCCCGCACCGCCGCCCAGCTGCAGTCCTCGCTGTCGGTCGAGGCCCTTACGCTTCCGGGTGAGATCCGCGCTGCGCTGGACGACGTGTCGGCCCCGGTGCACCGCTACCCGGACCAGGGCTGGACGGAGCTGTAG
- a CDS encoding LLM class F420-dependent oxidoreductase: MRLGINLGYWGLGLDADNIAVAQEADRLGYSVCWAAEAYGSDAATVLSFVAAKTERIDVGSAIFQIPARTPAMTAMTAATLDTLSGGRFRLGLGVSGPQVSEGWYGVKFDKPLARTREYVEIVRKAMSRERLQHDGANWTLPLPGGPGKALKLTVHPVREHLPIYIASMGPKNLELTGEIADGWLGLFFAPEHAALSTDALAAGRAKAGLTLDGFDLCPTVNIAVGEDIHAAADTLRDYTALYLGGMGSKEKNFYSQLARRMGFEQAADEVQTHYLARDKAAAAAAVPHDFIDATALLGDTARIADRMQAYAAAGVTTLTLAPAGWTLDDRIAALRTGVDALERAGLA, encoded by the coding sequence ATGCGACTCGGGATCAACCTCGGCTACTGGGGACTCGGCCTGGACGCCGACAACATCGCGGTCGCCCAGGAGGCCGACCGGCTCGGCTACTCGGTCTGCTGGGCCGCCGAGGCGTACGGCTCGGACGCCGCCACCGTCCTGTCGTTCGTCGCCGCGAAGACCGAACGGATCGACGTCGGCTCGGCCATCTTCCAGATCCCGGCCCGCACCCCCGCGATGACCGCGATGACCGCCGCCACCCTCGACACCCTCTCCGGCGGACGCTTCCGGCTCGGCCTCGGCGTCTCCGGCCCGCAGGTCTCCGAGGGCTGGTACGGCGTCAAGTTCGACAAGCCGCTGGCCCGCACCCGCGAGTACGTCGAGATCGTGCGCAAGGCGATGTCCCGCGAGCGGCTGCAGCACGACGGCGCCAACTGGACGCTCCCGCTGCCCGGCGGGCCCGGCAAGGCGCTCAAGCTCACCGTCCACCCCGTCCGCGAGCACCTGCCGATCTACATCGCCTCGATGGGCCCGAAGAACCTCGAACTCACCGGCGAGATCGCCGACGGCTGGCTCGGCCTGTTCTTCGCGCCCGAGCACGCCGCGCTCTCCACCGACGCGCTCGCCGCCGGCCGCGCCAAGGCCGGGCTCACCCTCGACGGCTTCGACCTCTGCCCCACCGTCAACATCGCCGTCGGCGAGGACATCCACGCCGCCGCCGACACCCTGCGCGACTACACCGCGCTCTACCTCGGCGGCATGGGCAGCAAGGAGAAGAACTTCTACAGCCAGCTCGCCCGCCGGATGGGCTTCGAGCAGGCCGCCGACGAAGTCCAGACCCACTACCTGGCCCGCGACAAGGCCGCCGCCGCGGCCGCCGTCCCGCACGACTTCATCGACGCGACCGCCCTCCTCGGCGACACCGCCCGCATCGCCGACCGGATGCAGGCCTACGCCGCCGCCGGCGTCACCACCCTCACCCTCGCCCCGGCCGGCTGGACCCTGGACGACCGGATCGCCGCCCTCCGCACCGGCGTCGACGCCCTGGAGCGCGCCGGGCTCGCGTAA
- a CDS encoding MarR family winged helix-turn-helix transcriptional regulator, producing the protein MAEESTTRQRFGSSDLLIDELFDTTHRLRIFVDGRLREHGASVARLRTLRVLALAGQPLRMRDLAEYVGNAARTTTTIVDSLERDGLVERVRHPSDRRAFLLTLTAEGTRRHREAEELDRAALATATGALTTAERDQLRTLLARIRTAVTTDDPAPDPTDPAE; encoded by the coding sequence ATGGCAGAGGAATCGACGACCCGGCAGCGGTTCGGCAGCAGCGACCTCCTGATCGACGAACTCTTCGACACCACACACAGGTTGCGCATCTTCGTGGACGGCCGACTGCGCGAGCACGGCGCCTCGGTGGCCCGCCTGCGGACCCTGCGCGTCCTCGCCCTCGCCGGCCAGCCGCTGCGCATGCGCGACCTCGCCGAGTACGTCGGCAACGCCGCCCGCACCACGACCACCATCGTCGACAGCCTCGAACGCGACGGCCTGGTGGAGCGCGTCCGCCACCCCTCCGACCGGCGCGCCTTCCTGCTGACCCTCACCGCCGAGGGAACCCGCCGCCACCGCGAGGCCGAGGAACTGGACCGCGCCGCCCTCGCCACCGCCACCGGCGCGCTGACCACCGCCGAACGCGACCAACTCCGCACCCTGCTCGCCCGCATCCGCACCGCCGTCACCACCGACGACCCCGCACCGGACCCCACCGACCCGGCCGAGTGA
- a CDS encoding DHA2 family efflux MFS transporter permease subunit gives MSTRLGQRRVVPIMAVLTTFICIIDGAITTVALPSIARQFDLTPAALTGVVVIYPVCLGMVIPASAWLVERYGGRRTLLLSLTAFTVASGLCGAAPNLTALVAARALQGLAAGLLMPTSQVLMFRTFSQAEQVRLSRLMVVPQQIAPAIAPLLGGLLVTDLSWRWVFYVNVPFGAAAVLFGALFLAEHRDHTAGRLDLPGLLLCAVGTAALMYGVCTGPDLGWARPQVLGSLVAGGVLLAIAVRHQLRTPEPILRLRLFRDRLFRDTNLISLVGYVPMMGAMFLGPIFIQEARGGSALESGSTTFTEAFGVLLTMQVVGALYHRIGPRLIIGTGLLGVAGVMLLFATADAQTGLWTFRGYMFLLGLAMGAVFIPTTIASFSTVDRADVAHAATLNTVVRQTGSALAPAVVTSVLVLGATGSERVHPPMASYQLSYFVLAAVALAAGLFAFTMPDGPARSSVTPRPQAVGRRQRQQVG, from the coding sequence ATGAGCACCCGCCTGGGCCAGCGCCGTGTCGTGCCCATCATGGCTGTCCTGACCACCTTCATCTGCATCATCGACGGAGCCATCACCACCGTCGCCCTCCCCAGCATCGCCCGGCAGTTCGACCTCACCCCGGCCGCCCTCACCGGCGTCGTCGTGATCTACCCCGTCTGCCTCGGCATGGTGATCCCCGCCTCCGCCTGGCTGGTGGAGCGGTACGGCGGCCGCCGCACGCTGCTGCTCTCGCTCACCGCCTTCACCGTCGCCAGCGGCCTGTGCGGCGCCGCCCCGAACCTGACCGCCCTGGTCGCCGCCCGCGCCCTGCAGGGACTCGCCGCCGGCCTGCTGATGCCCACCTCGCAGGTCCTGATGTTCCGCACCTTCAGCCAGGCCGAGCAGGTCCGGCTGTCCCGGCTGATGGTCGTGCCCCAGCAGATCGCCCCGGCGATCGCGCCGCTGCTCGGCGGCCTGCTGGTCACCGACCTGTCCTGGCGCTGGGTGTTCTACGTCAACGTGCCGTTCGGCGCCGCGGCCGTGCTGTTCGGCGCGCTCTTCCTCGCCGAGCACCGCGACCACACCGCGGGCCGCCTCGACCTGCCCGGCCTGCTGCTCTGCGCCGTCGGCACGGCCGCCCTGATGTACGGCGTCTGCACCGGCCCGGACCTCGGCTGGGCCCGGCCGCAGGTGCTCGGCTCGCTGGTGGCCGGCGGCGTGCTGCTCGCGATCGCCGTCCGGCACCAACTCCGCACGCCCGAACCGATCCTGAGGCTGCGGCTGTTCCGCGACCGGCTGTTCCGCGACACCAACCTGATCAGCCTGGTCGGCTACGTGCCGATGATGGGCGCGATGTTCCTCGGCCCGATCTTCATCCAGGAGGCCCGCGGCGGCTCGGCGCTGGAGAGCGGCAGCACCACCTTCACCGAGGCGTTCGGCGTCCTGCTGACCATGCAGGTGGTCGGCGCGCTCTACCACCGGATCGGGCCGCGCCTGATCATCGGCACCGGCCTGCTGGGCGTCGCCGGCGTCATGCTGCTGTTCGCCACCGCCGACGCGCAGACCGGACTGTGGACCTTCCGCGGCTACATGTTCCTGCTCGGCCTGGCCATGGGCGCGGTCTTCATCCCGACCACCATCGCCTCGTTCAGCACCGTCGACCGGGCGGACGTCGCGCACGCCGCCACCCTCAACACCGTCGTCCGGCAGACCGGCAGCGCGCTGGCCCCCGCCGTGGTCACCTCCGTCCTGGTGCTCGGCGCGACCGGCTCCGAGCGGGTGCACCCGCCGATGGCCTCCTACCAGCTCAGCTACTTCGTGCTGGCGGCGGTCGCGCTCGCCGCCGGACTGTTCGCCTTCACCATGCCGGACGGCCCCGCGCGCAGCTCGGTGACCCCCCGCCCGCAGGCGGTCGGCCGCCGCCAGCGGCAGCAGGTCGGCTGA
- a CDS encoding alpha/beta fold hydrolase, translated as MTTVDVNAVALGVESFGDERAPLVLLVGAPTMLSWPDALCARLAAGGRRAVRYDLRDSGGSTTADPEAPAYTLRDLAADAAALVGALGGGPAQLAGIGVGGMVAQVAALDHPGAFSALTLAGTRPVAPGPVDPDLPEHDGPTMGRLFARQLPDWADRAAVAEFAAAGAEILGDDPAAARATAARIWERTPGVTPPVHLANHLGLVFAKLDCTPRWRERLPEINLPTLVVHGRRNRFFPVGNGEALAREIPAARLLVLEDAATAIPATAVEEVADAMLGLTCAKDR; from the coding sequence ATGACCACAGTCGACGTCAATGCAGTCGCCCTGGGCGTGGAGTCGTTCGGTGACGAGCGGGCGCCGCTCGTGCTGCTCGTCGGTGCGCCGACCATGCTCTCCTGGCCCGACGCGCTCTGCGCACGCCTCGCCGCCGGCGGCCGCCGCGCGGTGCGCTACGACCTGCGGGACAGCGGGGGGTCGACGACGGCCGACCCGGAGGCCCCCGCCTACACCCTGCGCGACCTCGCCGCCGACGCCGCGGCCCTGGTCGGCGCGCTCGGCGGCGGACCGGCGCAGCTCGCGGGGATCGGCGTCGGCGGAATGGTGGCGCAGGTGGCGGCGCTCGACCACCCGGGCGCGTTCTCGGCGCTCACCCTGGCCGGCACCCGCCCCGTCGCCCCGGGGCCGGTCGACCCGGACCTTCCCGAGCACGACGGGCCGACCATGGGCCGCCTGTTCGCCCGTCAGCTGCCCGACTGGGCCGACCGCGCGGCGGTCGCCGAGTTCGCCGCCGCCGGAGCGGAGATCCTCGGCGACGACCCCGCCGCCGCGCGCGCCACCGCCGCCCGGATCTGGGAACGCACGCCCGGCGTCACCCCGCCGGTCCACCTGGCCAACCACCTCGGCCTGGTGTTCGCCAAGCTCGACTGCACCCCCCGCTGGCGCGAGCGCCTGCCCGAGATCAACCTCCCCACCCTGGTGGTGCACGGCCGCCGCAACCGCTTCTTCCCCGTCGGCAACGGCGAGGCCCTCGCCCGCGAGATCCCCGCCGCCCGGCTGCTCGTCCTCGAGGACGCCGCCACCGCGATCCCCGCGACGGCCGTCGAGGAGGTCGCCGACGCGATGCTCGGGCTGACCTGTGCAAAGGATCGTTGA